In Limanda limanda chromosome 21, fLimLim1.1, whole genome shotgun sequence, a genomic segment contains:
- the LOC133027971 gene encoding somatostatin receptor type 5 — protein sequence MDSSSLLDTDYNDTYVEERFYFEDNVDAFGITMAILYPLVCILGLAGNSLVIIAILKLDKMSSSTTVYVFNLALADGLFMVGLPFIASQNFQNRWVFGDIACKVVMVLDGINQFTSVFCLTAMSIDRYMALADPLRFARWRTPRCAKIVSAVLWLFSLLTILPMALHFSADKGLCIPELVSDTWWLGILSYTFVMGFALPFTVMTASYTALLLTLRRQRLGRSTPNQESHRLERQVTRMVVAVVVVFGVCWLPFYTFNFCSLHQSGLVLTFARAFECMVLLSYSWSCANPILYACLSDTFRRHFRTLLCPTVKSSPSMQCNTERYDLNDTGARDATLPA from the coding sequence ATGGACAGCTCCTCTCTGTTGGACACAGACTACAATGACACTTACGTGGAAGAGCGTTTTTACTTCGAGGACAACGTTGATGCGTTTGGCATCACCATGGCCATTCTCTACCCGTTGGTGTGCATCCTGGGACTAGCTGGGAATTCCCTTGTCATCATCGCCATATTGAAACTAGACAAAATGTCATCGTCCACCACGGTGTATGTTTTCAACCTGGCGCTGGCGGATGGACTCTTCATGGTTGGCCTGCCATTTATAGCGAGCCAGAACTTCCAGAACCGCTGGGTGTTTGGCGACATCGCCTGCAAAGTGGTCATGGTGCTGGACGGCATCAACCAGTTCACCAGCGTCTTCTGCCTGACAGCGATGAGCATCGACCGCTACATGGCGCTGGCCGACCCGCTGCGGTTTGCTCGCTGGAGAACGCCACGCTGCGCAAAGATCGTCTCGGCGGTTCTGTGGCTGTTCTCGCTCCTCACCATCCTCCCCATGGCGCTTCACTTCTCGGCGGATAAAGGCCTGTGCATACCAGAGCTCGTCTCGGACACCTGGTGGCTCGGCATCCTCTCTTACACCTTTGTCATGGGGTTCGCTCTGCCGTTCACCGTGATGACCGCCTCCTACACGGCGCTCCTGCTCACCCTGCGGCGCCAGCGGCTCGGGAGGTCGACGCCAAACCAGGAAAGCCACCGGCTGGAGCGACAGGTCACCAGGatggtggtggcggtggtggtggtgtttggTGTGTGCTGGCTGCCGTTTTACACCTTCAACTTCTGCTCCCTGCATCAAAGCGGTCTGGTCCTGACTTTCGCCAGAGCTTTTGAGTGCATGGTGCTTTTGTCATACTCATGGAGCTGTGCTAACCCCATCCTCTACGCCTGCCTCTCCGACACCTTCAGGAGGCACTTTCGCACCCTCCTCTGCCCCACGGTCAAGTCATCTCCCAGCATGCAGTG